The nucleotide sequence ttaaaataattcaaaaattattttgtcaataacaaaaatcAAGCACCATCTTATCAGTACCAGAATCTTACGAAGGTGGATTTGATATTTGCCTCTATATTATATAAATGCAATCAAGTTGCGTTAATTATGAATTCCAAATTGCATGCAAGTCAAATCTAGTAGCATACTAATACTATGGTTGCGCGTCAATGAATCAGCCAATGAAAAGTGAAGTCGAGACCCGAATGATTGCGACACCAGTGCTGTTCATTAAAATATGGTTTAAACCTCTTAATAATACAATAATACCTTTCCTTTTCAATATTCCCCCAGTTTGAAGTTCTTGGATTCGTGATCTGTGAGCCATTTAAATATGAAGAAAACATAGATCAACTTCATTATCTATTTCATCTAATTCTCAAAAACAAAAATGATAGGTAAACATTTTCCTTCATAAGAATATATAATTTTACCTTTACTTAATTTATTCCATAAAGGAAagtaccaaaaaagaaaaaaaaaaatcagtgaAAGTTAATCATTTTCCTCCGTAGAAAATAAAGTGTGGCTAATCAGGGTTTATTGATGTAACATATGACAATAATGGGGAAATGAGTGAGACTGTCCCAGGTACCATAAAATGCCTCTCTCGCTACAATAATGTGTGTTAAGTCCACAAATATTCTGACAGCTAATATAAGACAAAAATGATTTACAAAAACATATTTTAAGAAAATCTAAAGTGGGTCCAATTTAAATGCCAACAAGTTTTTGTAATGGAGAGATAAAATAGGTCACTAGTCACTACTCACTAGTCCTAGATTTTCCTTCATGGAATGGAAGAGCTAACATAAGTTCCTTCGTACCTTAACCAAACTCCTATTGGTAAGGTTCCTCCTACGCGTTTTAATGATATCCATTTATTTAAATACAGCATTATAGCAGCGCAACCATGGGAAGCAACATGCTAAACGAATAAGCTACTCTTACTTCTCACTAGACATATTTTATGTCTTCCTCCCACCATAACCAAAAGCACAGAGGTTTATACAGGAATATCTACCTACCATAGCCAATGAAAAGCATCTTTTCTCTAAAACTTATCTGAGGCACTTTATGAGACTAACATACTATTAAGTATATTCTTTCCTCTTGAAGAAAGCATGAGAAGAATATATGACTTTTACCATTTCTTTACTTTCTCCTTTGCAGAGGAAAGAATGTAAAACAATCTTGTCATAATCAGCAAAGTGGTTTATACACAAAGTGACAGGaaatgaaaatggaagaagaacaaaaagaatTATGATCTAGTGAAAGGATTCGGAAGTAAGGAGGggggaaataaaaaaaataaattacaagcACCTGCATGCTGCGAAAACTATCTTATCTCAAAATGTCAGAAATAGTATTCTCTTTACCGATGTCAGAATCCGTGATGCCTGCTCACCGTCATAAAAGAAAGGAACTAGACTGGATCAGGGAACAATGGCTCACTCTGGTAATTTCAACCGGTTGAACAGCACAATAAAACTCTGTTCAGGCACAACATAAAGAAATGCGATATCTGCACCTTTTGTATGAGGTCCAAAGCCCTAAATATGACGAGGAGAATGAAAAATTATCAAAACAAATTGCCAAATAATAACAGATCCATTAGTAGTTACAATTAACCATGCTTGTACATGGGAGAGGAAACAAAAAAGCCACAACAAACACTTCAAACCATCCATCTCATACCTTGCCATTAAGCATGAGCAATTCTCCATCAACCCATTTCGGATTTCGGAAACCAAAATCTGCAATTCTCCCTTGGCCTTTGTAACTTGCATCCTGTAAGTAGAAATGTGAAATGCGTATTGTAAGTTTTGCACAACAGTCCAAAGCAGCCGTGCACACATATGTGTGCACGCATGAACACATGCTGAAAGGAACTAAGTTATAGATTGCAATTACCACTCCTATTTCATTGGGATACAGCCCACGGTTGGTGTTGCGATTGCCTCTCCCAATTTTTGCACGGAATGTCACCTGAATACCAAAAATTTaactttgcttttcttttatgtatAAACAAAATAAGTGCTATAATGACTCGAGGGACGAAGAGATTCAAAATGCATAAACCTGGCCAGCAGGAACATTAAGATCGCCAGTCAATTTCACTGCTTCTACATATTCAAAGAACTCCACATCTGAAGGGTTGTGTTCATTGTCCACATCATTCCAGTGTCCGAATTTCCGATTCAGTTGAACTACTTCAGTGCCATAAGGTCCAAAGGCACCGACATAGAGACCTACGTTTCAACAAGTAGATTTCACTCTGCAAATGGTTCTTTGCACAAATCCTATGGAACACAATTAGCATAGGAATAAGCAACCTCACCATCAAAAGGATCTAAATCCCCTCTTGATGTAGGAATCCGACTGAATGATGTATACTCAGATAATCTTCTTTTTTTCTGTGCTTGATTGATAGCAAGGTTGACAATTTCACGTACGCTTTTTGAAACCTGAATCAAGTGAAGGCATTGGTCAGTTCATTATCCAAAATTTTAGATAAATATGAAACACCCATCATTTTTGGGGAAAACACACATTTGCCATAGTCACCGGGGTATTTAAATTTGATGATTCAGAAATATAATTACATGAACTAtacatgaaaaataaataacccctataataataataataatgatgacgacgacgacgacaacaacaacaacaacaattagtAGAATTAATTAAACTCCCATAACATTTAGGAAACCTAGAGAACATCATCTGGTTTTGAGTTATAAAAAGACTTACCCTAACTTTTCATGGAATATAAGGATGAAAATTTAATATTGCAGTCTGAAATTCCTAGAACTAGAAAAGATGATCACTTAGGTTTCATAAACTTGAGGAGAGATCAGCATAATTCATTAAAACACTTTAGTCAACTTGATTTTTATCACAAATTCAAAATCATATTTGGTGACTACATAAAGTCACTGATCTCTATTTCACCTTGGAAGAGACCTTGTCGGAAGCCCAAAATGCCTTGGCAACATCAGAAGGCATAAGCTCCGGGACTCCTTGTGCTGCCATGTTTGAATTGGGCAATTTCTGTTCCCTAGCCTGATAATCAAGATTGCCCCTAGGGACATGCAAGAGAAAAGAATCTCTTTCCATATCTTCTATTTCTGCTGGTAGGCGAATATATTCATCCTTAGCAGGAGTGTCGTCATTATTGTGTACAACACCACCAATAAAAAGCTTCATATCCAAATCCTTTTCTTCTGAAACATCACTATCTGCTTTGAAAGAGATCTCATCAGGTTTATCAAGATCATTACTTTCCTCTCCAGGATTCTCACTGGAGCTGGTTTTATTACTACTTTCCTGCATAAATTGCTTAATAGAATCATGACCCTTCACTCCTTCCTCCTCAACATTAACATTCATAACTTTCACCTTCAATCCCGGAATTTTTTCTTTAAGGAAATTTATTACACTTTTAATGCCTTCTTCTGTTGTTCCCTCAATATTCCTGTTTTTCTCATCATTTATCTCAACCTTCTCTTTGTCTTCCTGCATCTCAACTGATGATGTATTCTCTACCTCAGTTTTGGATGGGCTTTTAGCAACTGTAGATGGAGGGCTACTCATTGAATTCCCTTTAGCTCGTCGCAAGTACACTACCTATTAGGTGTTAACAGATATGGTAAGAACATTAATTATACAGTAGTAAAGAATTGATAACTGTACAAATGTAAGATGTCAAGGACAAAAGACTCAGTATAGGcatgccatatatatatatattgaaacaCAGAAGTATAGTCTAGTAGGAAAATTTGAACAATACCTGCATATGGTATGTGCTATCAGCGTCTTTTACCACATAAATTTCAAATATTGGGGTCCCAGGAGATCCTGTGATCAACTGCCTGTAAAAAACCAAAATGAGCAGAGCACCCAGCTAAACCAGAGATAAAACCAAAACTAGAATTAACATACCTTGGACTGTAACTCCTGCCGACAAATCTGCCCATACCAGAACTTACATGTATTATTCTACCAAAGGGGTCGTCTGAATCTTTCGTGTAGCCTACCCACCAGCCGATCTGCACATAGTGGTTAAAATGTTAATAAATATGGATGGAATGTCCTTCACAAAAACATATCTTATGTCACTAGTGACATATATGATGCTCTCACCATTAGTTTTAACGTTTTGAAGATAACTTTCAAAACTAGGGCAATTGTATTTAAGAAATCGTACTATCATAGAGCTTAAGTAGATATCACATAAAAGAGAGAAGGAACTATGACAGTAAAGCTGAATATATAATTAGGAAACAAAATATGTTAATGATCATATCCAAACTAACAAGTCCGTAGAAACTCAAAAGTAAGCTTGTGTAATAAGATTAAATGACTAATAACAGTAACATATTCTAACATGTATCCTTTTGTAGACTACTGTATGACTCCAATAGGACACTTCAGTTTAAAGCATGCTCCCTTCCAGCCGAGGGTAGGACAAAGAGTTCAATTCCAAGTGGCAGCTCTCCCCTCTAATCCATGTTGCTTTCAAGAGCAACTCTCCTCGGCACTAAATGGTTATCAAAACCCAGTTCATCCACCCCTTGATTGTGGAATGACAACCTTTCCCAACCTGATGGGATTGATGAAAGCACATAATGAGAAGTATGATATTAATTGGGAAATTTGTTGTTTGAACTGAGAGTGTGTTCCAGTCATACAGCTCACTCTAATGCCAAATTATTTTCACAAACAAACTTGTTACTCACTCACTCCATCCCCAATCCACACCATTGCTTCTAACTTGTAGGAAGAATACTGCACGGTTTTATGAACTGTGCAGTTGTACCACTATTCATTGTGATTAAGCTAATGCTTGTATAACAGCTTGTGACATAAAATTACGCTGGAAGAAAAAAGTAACCGTTTCCTATTATTAAGTTTGTGTAACCCGTTTTTTATTGGCATATCAAAATAGCAAAATGAGTGCACGATCAACTTTCTGCCTTTCTAATAAAGCTCTTAGGTTTGTGCAACTCATTTGAATAAACATAGCAAATAATCAACTTTCTGCCGTCTTTGTGAAAACATATTCATATGTACCATTTGCTGTTAACAAAGAAGAAGCTAAATAGTTACTGGAATTAAATTGTACCAGACCGCTTCCACTGCATCTACACAATCTCGAAGCATCATGATAACGTTCCTCATCAATGGCATTCTGAgaagaaaaacaaacaaacatagAGACAAAGAGAAGATATCATACACAATACAAAGAATGAAAACCTGAGATGAATTGATCAAATTCAAATGTGAATTAGAACCTTTAATTGAGACATGATCTCAGCAACAGTGTCTTCTCTAGCAGCTTCGTTTATAGCCCTCTTCACCCTAGCAGCTTCTCGAAAATCCTCCCTCTCAATTGCATCCTCCAGTTGAAACTAATAAAGTAACATTTTTTTCAATAAcaacataaacaaaataataactt is from Arachis ipaensis cultivar K30076 chromosome B01, Araip1.1, whole genome shotgun sequence and encodes:
- the LOC107632297 gene encoding protein EXECUTER 2, chloroplastic yields the protein MVLVARAISDPQLRPTLAPIPAKLVPIPNTIHFLQSQCIRTPKRNVFCRCVPSPSFSSLEDWDWNRWTRHFSQIEHAESFASLLQFQLEDAIEREDFREAARVKRAINEAAREDTVAEIMSQLKNAIDEERYHDASRLCRCSGSGLIGWWVGYTKDSDDPFGRIIHVSSGMGRFVGRSYSPRQLITGSPGTPIFEIYVVKDADSTYHMQVVYLRRAKGNSMSSPPSTVAKSPSKTEVENTSSVEMQEDKEKVEINDEKNRNIEGTTEEGIKSVINFLKEKIPGLKVKVMNVNVEEEGVKGHDSIKQFMQESSNKTSSSENPGEESNDLDKPDEISFKADSDVSEEKDLDMKLFIGGVVHNNDDTPAKDEYIRLPAEIEDMERDSFLLHVPRGNLDYQAREQKLPNSNMAAQGVPELMPSDVAKAFWASDKVSSKVSKSVREIVNLAINQAQKKRRLSEYTSFSRIPTSRGDLDPFDGLYVGAFGPYGTEVVQLNRKFGHWNDVDNEHNPSDVEFFEYVEAVKLTGDLNVPAGQVTFRAKIGRGNRNTNRGLYPNEIGVDASYKGQGRIADFGFRNPKWVDGELLMLNGKGFGPHTKGADIAFLYVVPEQSFIVLFNRLKLPE